The Henckelia pumila isolate YLH828 chromosome 2, ASM3356847v2, whole genome shotgun sequence genome includes a window with the following:
- the LOC140884853 gene encoding uncharacterized protein At1g15400, which translates to MAGLQRSEVSFRRQGSSGLVWDDKILSAELSQLANPKKESDTKPDQNKEEAAAEVPVATGPLPGLKIERSRSNGGGRGFRTGKVSPAVEPPSPKVSACGFCGAFGKNDKTRRRPPKPGKRVR; encoded by the coding sequence ATGGCTGGTTTGCAGAGATCTGAAGTATCCTTCAGGAGGCAAGGCTCTTCGGGATTGGTGTGGGACGACAAAATCCTCTCCGCCGAATTGAGCCAGCTTGCCAACCCTAAGAAGGAAAGCGACACCAAACCAGATCAGAACAAGGAAGAAGCGGCCGCCGAGGTACCAGTCGCCACCGGCCCACTTCCAGGATTGAAGATCGAGAGGAGCCGATCCAACGGCGGAGGTCGAGGATTCAGAACCGGAAAGGTGTCTCCGGCGGTCGAGCCACCGTCTCCGAAGGTTTCAGCTTGTGGGTTCTGCGGTGCTTTCGGGAAAAATGACAAGACGCGCCGCCGGCCGCCGAAGCCCGGTAAGCGCGTGAGGTGA